A region of Arabidopsis thaliana chromosome 5, partial sequence DNA encodes the following proteins:
- a CDS encoding NAD(P)-binding Rossmann-fold superfamily protein (NAD(P)-binding Rossmann-fold superfamily protein; FUNCTIONS IN: oxidoreductase activity, binding, catalytic activity; INVOLVED IN: oxidation reduction, metabolic process; LOCATED IN: cellular_component unknown; EXPRESSED IN: 22 plant structures; EXPRESSED DURING: 13 growth stages; CONTAINS InterPro DOMAIN/s: NAD(P)-binding domain (InterPro:IPR016040), Glucose/ribitol dehydrogenase (InterPro:IPR002347), Short-chain dehydrogenase/reductase SDR (InterPro:IPR002198); BEST Arabidopsis thaliana protein match is: NAD(P)-binding Rossmann-fold superfamily protein (TAIR:AT5G51030.1); Has 1807 Blast hits to 1807 proteins in 277 species: Archae - 0; Bacteria - 0; Metazoa - 736; Fungi - 347; Plants - 385; Viruses - 0; Other Eukaryotes - 339 (source: NCBI BLink).), producing the protein MTNKEKARERREKRMQEISLLRTIPYSDHHRWWSCENVAVVTGSNRGIGFEIARQLAVHGLTVVLTARNVNAGLEAVKSLRHQEEGLKVYFHQLDVTDSSSIREFGCWLKQTFGGLDILVNNAGVNYNLGSDNTVEFAETVISTNYQGTKNMTKAMIPLMRPSPHGARVVNVSSRLGRVNGRRNRLANVELRDQLSSPDLLTEELIDRTVSKFINQVKDGTWESGGWPQTFTDYSMSKLAVNAYTRLMAKELERRGEEEKIYVNSFCPGWVKTAMTGYAGNMPPEDAADTGVWLSLVLSEEAVTGKFFAERREINF; encoded by the exons atgacgaACAAGGAGAAAGCTCGAGAGAGAAGGGAGAAAAGAATGCAGGAGATCTCTCTCCTTCGAACTATTCCTTACTCTGACCACCATAG GTGGTGGTCTTGTGAAAATGTAGCAGTAGTGACTGGTTCAAACCGCGGGATTGGATTCGAGATTGCAAGACAGCTTGCGGTTCACGGATTGACGGTTGTTCTTACAGCTAGAAACGTGAATGCTGGTCTTGAAGCAGTTAAATCTTTGAGGCACCAAGAAGAAGGTCTCAAGGtttattttcatcaacttGATGTCACAGACTCTTCGTCGATTAGAGAGTTTGGTTGCTGGCTTAAGCAAACATTTGGAGGTTTAGATATTCTC GTGAATAATGCAGGTGTTAACTACAATCTCGGCTCAGATAATACGGTTGAATTTGCTGAAACAGTTATATCTACTAACTACCAAGGAACCAAAAACATGACAAAAGCTATGATACCCTTGATGAGACCATCTCCTCATGGCGCTCGTGTAGTCAATGTTAGTTCTCGGCTAGGTAGAGTAAATGGAAGACGTAAT AGACTGGCAAATGTAGAGTTGAGAGATCAGCTAAGCAGTCCAGATTTGCTGACCGAGGAACTTATAGACAGAACTGTCTCTAAATTCATCAACCAAGTAAAAGACGGAACTTGGGAATCAGGCGGGTGGCCTCAGACATTCACTGACTACTCCATGTCTAAGCTTGCAGTCAATGCTTACACGAGACTAATGGCAAAAGAACTTGAGAGACgaggagaggaagagaagatttaTGTTAACAGCTTTTGCCCTGGTTGGGTGAAGACTGCGATGACTGGCTACGCCGGAAATATGCCACCTGAAGATGCAGCTGATACTGGAGTTTGGCTTAGCCTGGTCCTTTCCGAAGAGGCAGTAACCGGAAAATTCTTCGCAGAGAGACGTGAGATCAACTTCTGA